Below is a genomic region from Scomber scombrus chromosome 3, fScoSco1.1, whole genome shotgun sequence.
CTAATTTTACTCTCTGGAAGTGATATGAAAGGCAGCCAGAATGACCTGTTATATACTTAGCTTATATTGGCCTATCGCAGGTATATCGTTATCAGCgtatatgttgtccaatattcaccaatatatatatttataagttATATTGACAGCATTGTATGTATATCTGAtccttttatttaattcaaagtaaatatatatgtaaatgtggatttttttgttctgtttttttttattagttttttatactcatttatattaaattcccagtgaagtttactgtgtCTGTGCAGTGTTActgtgtaaaatatcatgcttCCATTAAATCCCTTCATCACaggtgtttgataaccacatttgagggattaTTCAAAAATGCGCTCATGTATATATTACATAGTTATTTATTCCGTACATATGATGATATATCGATATTGGAATTTTTTCACTCCTtattatcagtatcagtatcggccccaaaaatccagtattcaATGGTTTCTTCTCAACCTCTGTTATTGCAGCACATAGCCATGTCCCTCATCTTTTTAGGGTGAAGCAAGTTGGACTTTATTAGACATGAGTAACATGAGCCTGATAGGGTGTGGTGACTGTGCATTCCTGTCTTTTGCATGTAAAAATAGTGACTATCAGACTATCAGAAACACTGTACATGTAATACCACCATCCAATCATGATATACATTATTTGGTTTCTGGACCCAACATTTTTCTCAAAATCCTGTTAATTCTCAAaatatttatgacttttttttttttaaggctcaTTTCTGTAACATTTTTGTACCTGACAACTTTTGACAGTCATGCAATGATTGATGGAGCTGAGAGAAGTTCAAGCAGGGATTGaactttctctcctctcaaTTTTTTTCATTCGTTACacaactatttctgtcacttttcatgcGAACAAACGAGTGCAACTCTGTGTCGAAGCCTTTTTTTGATGATGCAGTCAGTCATCTGTGAAGTTGCTGCTTCTCTCAGTGCAGGAGACTGCTCTCATGTCCTCTCTGTGTTCTTCCTGTTTATATTTAGTACTATGCCGAGTCCCATGGAGTCATCTACGTGATAGATTCAACTGATGAAGAGCGTCTGTCAGAATCAAAGGAGGCCTTCGGTGAGTCCCACActctctgtcactctgtgttattttattttattttctatcacTTATTACAAGAAAACTGTTGTGTCAAGTTATCCTTACCTTACTTAACCTTACTTGTGTTAAGGTTAACCATAGTCTGTATAAAGATTAgtgaggtgtgatgtcacccGTTGGTTTCATTGGAaccagtttgaagcccagaaTTGCTAGCTTAGGTCGAagccatcttttccatttggagccagaagcttccaaataaggagtgcaaCTTTTAcgcactgaaaacacactccgCTATTTTGGACCCAAGCTAACACTCCCTTACAGTGAACACCAAGCACTACACTTGAGCTTGAGCTACTTTAACTACATTCTGCAAACACgtatcataatcaagtaacgtgaaacttatttatttatttactttctgtctttttatttgcatttaagaAATTACATCACAAAATTATGCTGGAGTTACATAGCATAGAAAATCAATAGACAATATAACATcaacagtgaaagaaaaaaaaagtaagtaataAGGCTGAGTATCGTTTTAAAAATTaggataccagtaccaatccaagtacccttaaagtgatactgataccaactgggtacttcatttgatactaggggtgtgacgagatctcgtgccaccaaaaaaacaaagaaaaaaacaaagacgaTCGCTTTTCTATTGCTCATTTGCACGTcacgtcttctttttataatgtcacgtgtggaaactagtgaactaacagcttttacctgctgagaagatctcaatTAATagtaagagaggagaggagcaggttgacctcaggtctctacactgaaagcctgaagtaggaggagcagggaatctagcgcagctgtggaagcctaatgatgacaaaagtaaaatgagtcacactaccaaattaaaagacaatttaTAAGTATGTGATACAGGAGTtttgcaatttacttttatttctgtgtttttttattagaaatatgttataatttgtgataatttgattctttatttaatttatatttatatactagaattgtttctattttttataatttactttgtagtatttgtgattgtatctaacttttgtatttatggttgttatttcctataaataccaaaattatctatctataaaatatctatatggggaaaccttttacagtgctgcatactgcatatgataattatatatttagaaagtagaactaaagTGATTCATTGCAAGTtgataatttaaaacatttcaaaatgcacctgcattatttccattgaagttttcttaaaaatatagttaaatcTCCTCTCGTCTCaatctcgtgaacccaatatcgtgtctcgtctcgtctcgtgagctgagtgtatcgtcacacccctattGGATACCCATTCCACATGTTGTACActgtcttttatccggtgtaacaggtgtgtagtgtagacacactttagtgcgtttaggtggcatcttggctgctgaactgctaagcacgctaactcaaattcaccacgacttcaccaccacagatgggttgtagctgctgtggcagtgggccaatcacacgtcgcattaaatccaagaacgcttgtgttgattggctgtgagtaagtccatacaaatagtcatattttctagctctgggttaAAAAAGAATcgatttcagttatttttccaATCTTGACCACCAGTGCACTTATTAGAGAACCAGCAATTTAGCAATCGAGACGATAATGACTTGTTAAAATAATCATTGACTTGGTATTTCTAGAcagaagttgatgctttttgtgtctgtgtcagtTGGGGCGTCTTGTAGCTGTCAGTTGCACTTGAGggtacttctgcattggcttcagcctcaagttGTGGTAGTTGCTGCATGATGAAAATAAGAAGTAAAGGAGCGGACTCTTTAAATTTGAAGGTCACCAGACTTTGTGTGCGAGCAGAACTGCAGTACATTATCAATAATCCATGTGCTGCCCGCTGCACCACTTACAGGGTTTTATTCAGCTGCAGTGCTGGAGTGTGCACGCAGAGCTCATGTTGCCATATCCTGGATTTGTACACCAGCAGTCAAATAACTTGAGAGTTGTTCCAGATAAGTTTATTCATGTTCACAAGCCGTGTGTGTGATAATGTACAGGAGGTTCAGATAGCTATAGTTGTAATAAATGTCAAAGAATCAAATGTCTCAATTGggaataaaatatgatgttatATGCAGTTTTAAGTCCTTACAATATTtataaagaatttaaaaaaacagattatagTTTTTGACAGTAGACTCACATTAGCAAGAAGAAAAGTGAAGCAAGTATTCTCACTGATGAAGTAAGTGCTATGTCCTGAGGTAACCCTGATTCACAACAGATAGCTGAATCTTGTTTCTACAGCAACCACAGTAaagttaataatattaatatctcACTTGAAATAAATCTAacatgacagtaaaataaatcatatttctgACATGAAAATACTTAGTGAAGTTTAGAAGGAATAAAggacatagacacacacacacacacacacacacacacacacacacacacacacacacacacacacacacacacacacacacacacacacacacacacacagtcagtcttttttgtgtgtgttaactgACATGTCTTACAAACATGTGTTTCTTGATTTCAGGCTGAGAGCTCACACCTGGTCAGagacaacagatgaaaactagcctttgggctaattctggcatatttacagaaatgttttttctgcatgttacacccccctctctctcccgtaatttcctgtctctttactttcaaataaaggcgtctatgccagagaaaatcttttttaaaaaaagctaacaAACtgagttaattaattaatttcaccCTTATGAAGGATCTGATCTAATATAAAGCATTGAAAACTCCTTCATTAGAGTACTTTGTATGTTACATTTATTATGGAGATTAATGGTACTGATTTCAAACatattgtgtacatatttcAGACATATTTATCAGAGTTAGATTTCAGAAAGTGTGCAGCAGCCCTTTAATCCTCTGAGTGTTGTTTCCTGCAGAGAAAATGATCAGCAATGAGGCGTTAGAAGGGGTTCCACTCCTGGTGTTGGCCAACAAGCAGGATGTACCGGTACTGTACCATCATTATTCATACTCATACACATTCATCCACACATCTGAAAATTGAGCTTTTTAAATGGTCACTTGGACTAAACAAGTATTCACTATTTTATTAGACTTAATGAATATTGACTAATGATTGGAATAAGCTGATTGATCAGAATGAAACTATATTATAGGGATTGATTGGCATGTCTTTGTGGTCTTGTTaggtttgtgttgctgtttcaGTCTTCAGTCAtattttgtgtctctctcttttcttcagAACTGTTTGTCAGTGCCGGACATTAAAACAGCCTTCAGCGACTGTGCCCCGAAGATTGGAAAGAGAGATTGTTTAGTGCAGCCTTGTACCGCTCTCACAGGGTAAGACTGCCACTGTGTTCAATGCTAAACTACAATAAACCAATTCAACATCCATGTGAGTTATATAGTCCCACTAATACTAGATATCTGAGGTCCATAAAATGATTCTGCCCAGCAGTTCCAAATGTGTAACCCTTACTCTCAAAAACTCATAACTCACACacttcatacacacactgtaaaaaaagaaaaagaaaaaagaataagtgATCTGTTAAAGAGAAGCATCAGTGAATCCACTTTGAATTCATAGAAATGAGGCGCTGCTTCTAACTTGTGATCTTGGTTCTtaatcatcacatttctgtcCTATGCTGTGAATCAAACACAGCATGAAACTCTGTGCTGCAAATTTGTCAAAAACATGACCTCACAACTTGATATCAGTCAGTGTGATGTCACTATAAACGCATTGATGCCTTGCTGGCTGATACAGAAGTAAGGCTGGAACGATCACTCGATGAATTGCATTGacaaaattaattaatcagcatctgttttgtcttttcctttttttaagtaaaaacatgaaagattTACTGGTTGCATCCTCTCGAAAGTGAGGATAGGAAGCTTTTGTAAACTAAACTGTATAGCTTTAGGTTTTGCACAGTTGATCACATAAAATAAGACATCTGAAGTAGTCAATTTGAGCTCTAAGAAATTATAATGCCATTTTCATGGTTTgctaacattttatagacaaaacaatgaattgaactggcagattaattgataattattGTTAGTCACAGCCCTATACAGAACATTTATAATCAGCAGTCTTGGGTGACATAGTGACAATGCCATAAGGAAATTAAAATCAGGCAAAAAAACACTCTAGAGTACAATGAGTTAAGAGTTTAAAAGACAAGAGAATAATAACATATATAAGATAATATATTGGTTTATTACATGGCTGATAGTATTCCGGCGCCGTGCAGGATCTCCGGCAAACCGGCGTGACTGCCGAAAGGTCATATATGAGATCAATGCAGATCCGATAAGAATTACaaaggtataataataataatatataacgTGATACTCTACATTattatcacaacaaacacacagagcaggcatGGGCAGCCAGCGAGtcaatttccaaatatcaataaattgttcAAATGAtgttgaaagcaaacagaaGTTAAGTTGTgacaactctgtgtgtgtgtgtgtgtctaatgcTCCGCCCCCGAGATGGAGGAGCAGCTAACtttagcctctgctgctgttagctgTCATCATGCTGCTCTCCTCTGAGAGTCTGTTCAcggcaggaatactactactttattcctcctcactgttctgtataaaaggtccggacactgaatggaggacagagttgctccgtcagtaagcggctacagAGGTAGCGTCTGTAGTACGCTGTTGTATTAGCTGTTaccttccccacacacctccactcaaccctgcagctcagcctcaaacacCTGTGTGCTGTTTAAAGTAAATGGCAGCAACGTTATGCTGGTTTTGGTTGGTTCAATGTAAGAAagcaaagtcttaatgagagatgTTGTTTATGTCTATGATAATAATCTGTTTCACCTGGCCGAAAACTGGAAGTGACAACTACACTcattatgttactgtaagtaTAATCAAATCTACcagagtaaaacaaaacaaaaaattggagtaatttaatttaatccaccTAAAAAAACGAGTGGTtacttgatttttgttttaaaatacaaaatgttaaattgaaatacaatttttctttctcctggTCAAATAGTGATGAGCAGAAATTTTAAAATGGTTTGATTATCTTTTCctatttagaataataaaagataaaatcactGGCAAACCAATGAAAAATGACCcgttttctcatattctgagaCTGGATAttgtcatcaaggcaagagtgcaataaatataaataaaaaataaaaatcctctcTGTGTCACTGCAAAGGTCTGATGGAccgtttgagtttttataatgttaataactaTTTTCTGAAGCCCATAAGATAAAATACAAACCATTTCTGAACATTTATACCTCCGACCCCCACTGTGGTATGCTTTATTATTGCCTGTaagcttttccatttcatttagaaaagagcagcaatggTTAGTGGATGAAATATAATCAtgttttctcagctgtttccACCTTGTTTTACCTTAAATCCTAGGAAGTGATCGTAAAAGGGTTTCTATGACAAGGTAGATGGTGAACAGTTTATGACTTGGTCGGGAAAAGAATTTCAGtcagaagattttttttgtttgctttagtCCCTGTCTGTAGTCAGAGTATGCTAAGAGCAATGTGACAATATGGCAGATAAGTGGCGAGATAGTGAAAAGGGATATTTTCAAATAATGTTATATAAGTTATGTGTTAAAATGGTGCCGCATACATagcaccccccacccctccccaccTCCCGGGGCACAGAAAAAAGTTCAGGCTCAGGATTTTTTTCCACTATCAGCCCTGTTATTAGTCCTACTGtggggaaatgtacagtattaccGCAAGTAGATAGCAAAAACATTaatacaaaagaataaaaaactaaGTAACACTTAGTACACAAGTGATCAAAACAAAAGTAgcaaaaaatatagtaaaaaagtagtaacattatgtacaagagtaatagattttatgattttaaagtgaaaaaaaggatATATATTGCATACTTGAACTGAAGTAACAGTGTACCAGAAATACTGATAAGCTTAACAAATAGAAAcgtttttcttaaaaaaagaattccataaaatgtatatttaaaaattgtaGATTGTCACCATTTATATCCATTTTTATCCAAAGTGTTTCACAATTTTGCTGTGAAACAATTTATCTATGATTAACTATTATCATCCTCAACAAGAAGAAACACTGTGTGTTATAATGTTCAATATCTGAAGTAGATGCCAATAAAAGATGGTATTTTGATTGATAGTTTCCATGTATTTATATATCTGTAATTTGATCTGTCAGTGACATCCTTGTTAGTGAATGCTACTAAATCACATGTTTAACACTTCTTTGTTGTGATGCAGAGATGGAGTGAACGAAGGCATCGAGTGGATGGTGAAGTGCGTGATCAGAAACATTCACCGACCACCCAGACAGAAGGACATCACATAAGAAGtgaccatctctctc
It encodes:
- the arfrp1 gene encoding ADP-ribosylation factor-related protein 1 → MYTLLSGLYKYMFQKDEYCVLILGLDNAGKTTFLEQTKTKFSKNYKGMNLSKITTTVGLNIGTIDVGKARLMFWDLGGQDELQSLWDKYYAESHGVIYVIDSTDEERLSESKEAFEKMISNEALEGVPLLVLANKQDVPNCLSVPDIKTAFSDCAPKIGKRDCLVQPCTALTGDGVNEGIEWMVKCVIRNIHRPPRQKDIT